In the Acidovorax sp. A79 genome, one interval contains:
- a CDS encoding Hsp33 family molecular chaperone HslO, translating to MSELHKFLFDGLPVRGMIVRLTDAWTEILRRRAGNTGTGAYPAPVSELLGEMAAAGVLMQSNIKFNGALVLQVFGDGPVKLAVAEVQSDLSLRATATVNSEVPEGAPLSQMVNVGGGGRCAITLDPKDRHPGQQPYQGVVPLYGDRHEKLERLSDVLQHYMLQSEQLDTILVLGANEQVAAGLLIQRMPIKGEGNLAEGLTHRENEDQIGHNEDYNRIAHLAASLTREELLTLDVDTILRRLFWEEKLLRFEPQQGASGPRFACTCSRERVSNMLRNLGSEEAESILSERDDIEVGCEFCGQQYRFDAVDAAQIFVPPSSSQPPGPSGILQ from the coding sequence GTGTCTGAACTCCACAAGTTTCTCTTCGACGGCCTGCCAGTGCGCGGCATGATCGTGCGCCTGACCGATGCCTGGACCGAGATCCTGCGCCGCCGCGCGGGCAATACCGGCACCGGCGCCTACCCCGCCCCGGTGAGCGAGCTGCTGGGCGAGATGGCCGCCGCCGGCGTGCTGATGCAGTCCAACATCAAGTTCAACGGCGCGCTGGTGCTGCAGGTGTTTGGCGACGGCCCCGTGAAGCTGGCCGTGGCCGAGGTGCAGTCGGACCTGAGCCTGCGCGCCACCGCCACGGTCAACAGCGAGGTGCCCGAGGGCGCGCCCCTGAGCCAGATGGTGAACGTGGGCGGCGGTGGCCGCTGCGCCATCACGCTCGACCCCAAGGACCGCCACCCCGGCCAGCAGCCCTACCAGGGCGTGGTGCCGCTGTATGGCGACCGGCACGAGAAGCTGGAACGCCTGTCGGATGTGCTGCAGCACTACATGCTGCAGTCCGAGCAGCTGGACACCATCCTGGTCCTGGGCGCCAACGAACAGGTGGCCGCGGGCCTGCTGATCCAGCGCATGCCGATCAAGGGCGAGGGCAACCTGGCCGAGGGCCTCACCCACCGCGAGAACGAAGACCAGATCGGCCACAACGAGGACTACAACCGCATCGCGCACCTGGCTGCCAGCCTGACGCGCGAGGAACTGCTGACCCTGGACGTGGACACCATCCTGCGCCGCCTGTTCTGGGAGGAAAAGCTGCTGCGCTTCGAGCCCCAGCAGGGTGCCAGCGGCCCGCGTTTTGCCTGCACCTGCAGCCGTGAGCGCGTGAGCAACATGCTGCGCAACCTGGGCAGCGAAGAGGCCGAGAGCATCCTGTCCGAGCGCGACGACATCGAGGTCGGCTGCGAATTCTGCGGCCAGCAGTACCGTTTCGACGCCGTGGACGCCGCGCAGATCTTCGTGCCGCCGTCCTCCAGCCAGCCGCCCGGGCCGAGCGGAATCCTGCAGTAG
- a CDS encoding CZB domain-containing protein, with amino-acid sequence MDFFRRVFGARGREAGPSLELCDSGSAGAQDSQRADTVLAALDIDAAINAHERWKAHLMDYLEGRTTQGLDPSEVRRGDRGALGRWLHGVGGELLGDQPAYAVLMARHQYFHEQAAMLVALAQQGEWDKAVQVLNGGYRYGSSQVVLLLKELKRGLVQQPLP; translated from the coding sequence ATGGATTTTTTTCGTCGTGTATTTGGCGCCCGCGGGCGGGAGGCCGGGCCGTCGCTGGAGCTGTGCGACAGCGGCAGCGCAGGGGCACAGGATTCGCAACGCGCGGACACCGTGCTCGCGGCCCTCGACATCGACGCAGCCATCAATGCCCACGAACGCTGGAAGGCGCACCTCATGGACTACCTCGAAGGGCGCACCACCCAGGGCCTGGACCCTTCGGAGGTGCGACGCGGCGACCGTGGCGCGCTGGGGCGGTGGCTGCATGGCGTGGGCGGGGAACTGCTGGGCGACCAGCCCGCCTATGCCGTGCTGATGGCGCGCCACCAGTATTTTCACGAACAGGCCGCAATGCTGGTGGCACTGGCCCAGCAGGGCGAATGGGACAAGGCCGTGCAGGTGCTCAACGGCGGATACCGCTACGGCTCCAGCCAGGTCGTGCTGCTCCTCAAGGAACTCAAGCGCGGCCTGGTGCAGCAGCCACTGCCCTGA
- a CDS encoding peptidylprolyl isomerase, with translation MEITQQCVVALTWTLKDTLGEELDVLDDPVEFLVGGDDLLPRIEEALQGHGPGATLALHLEPEDAFGDFNDQLLFLEPRSLFPAELEEGMTFDGMALPEGCNPDAPRSGLYTVTEIYPEHVVLDGNHPLAGIALRLQLTVQAVREATEDEIGRGTAGTGFFRVQPQAPGGSLLH, from the coding sequence ATGGAAATTACCCAACAATGCGTGGTCGCACTGACCTGGACGCTCAAAGACACCCTTGGCGAAGAACTGGATGTTCTCGATGACCCCGTGGAGTTCCTGGTAGGGGGCGACGACCTGCTGCCGCGCATCGAGGAAGCCCTGCAAGGCCACGGCCCGGGGGCCACGCTGGCTCTGCACCTGGAACCCGAGGACGCTTTTGGCGACTTCAACGATCAACTGCTTTTTCTGGAACCCCGGTCCCTGTTTCCGGCGGAGCTGGAAGAAGGGATGACGTTTGACGGAATGGCCCTGCCGGAGGGCTGCAACCCCGATGCACCGCGCAGCGGGCTGTACACCGTGACGGAGATCTATCCAGAGCACGTGGTTCTGGACGGCAACCACCCGCTCGCGGGCATCGCCCTGCGGCTGCAGCTGACGGTGCAGGCCGTGCGCGAAGCCACGGAAGATGAGATTGGCCGGGGCACCGCGGGCACCGGCTTCTTTCGGGTACAGCCGCAGGCGCCCGGCGGCTCCCTGCTGCATTGA
- a CDS encoding DUF1330 domain-containing protein: protein MSSGYVIASVTVTNPEQYEEYKKWSTVAMQAHGAEVCIRGGKVEVLEGDWNPGRTVLLKFPSFEAARAFYDTPEYQKAKAAREGAAIMRMVCVEGI, encoded by the coding sequence ATGAGCAGTGGTTACGTCATCGCATCCGTCACCGTCACCAACCCTGAGCAGTACGAAGAGTACAAAAAGTGGAGCACCGTGGCCATGCAGGCGCATGGCGCCGAGGTGTGCATTCGCGGCGGCAAGGTGGAAGTGCTGGAGGGCGACTGGAACCCCGGCCGCACCGTGCTGCTCAAGTTCCCCAGCTTCGAGGCCGCGCGCGCCTTCTACGACACACCCGAATACCAGAAAGCCAAGGCCGCCCGCGAAGGCGCCGCCATCATGCGCATGGTGTGCGTCGAGGGCATCTGA
- a CDS encoding glycine zipper 2TM domain-containing protein, producing MLQFKRSFAIVGAVVLVGSLAACGHNRSAPQPQYSGGYSGGYQSAPAYPNNPAGTEYGRVSNIEVLQGRSQGQTSGAGAVLGAVVGGVLGNQIGKGSGRAAATGVGILGGAVAGNAIEGRNNSQEYAQGYRLSVQLDQGGYRAYDVSSPGDLRIGDRVRLYNGQISRL from the coding sequence ATGCTGCAATTTAAGCGTTCGTTTGCCATTGTGGGCGCCGTTGTCCTCGTGGGATCCCTGGCGGCCTGCGGCCACAACCGGTCGGCCCCCCAGCCCCAGTATTCGGGAGGCTATTCGGGCGGATACCAGTCTGCGCCCGCCTACCCGAACAACCCGGCGGGCACCGAGTATGGCCGTGTGTCGAACATCGAAGTGCTGCAGGGCCGCTCGCAAGGGCAGACCTCGGGCGCAGGCGCCGTGCTGGGCGCGGTCGTGGGCGGGGTCCTGGGCAACCAGATCGGCAAGGGTTCCGGCCGCGCGGCGGCCACTGGCGTGGGCATCCTGGGCGGTGCCGTGGCAGGCAATGCCATCGAAGGCCGCAACAACAGCCAGGAATATGCCCAGGGCTATCGGCTCTCTGTCCAGCTGGACCAGGGCGGCTATCGTGCCTACGACGTGAGCAGTCCGGGCGATCTGCGCATCGGCGACCGCGTGCGCCTCTACAACGGCCAGATTTCGCGCCTGTAA
- the coaBC gene encoding bifunctional phosphopantothenoylcysteine decarboxylase/phosphopantothenate--cysteine ligase CoaBC — protein MNELAGKHIVLGLSGGVACYKAADLCRQLIKEGATVQVVMTEAAAQFITPVTMQALSGRPVYGSQWDAREPNNMPHINLSREADAILITPCSADFIARLVQGRADELLSLLCLARPIDRVPLLLAPAMNREMWAHPATARNLAQVARDGARVLGVGNGDQACGETGDGRMLEPSELLEELVAFFAPKVLAGRKVLVTAGPTFEAIDPVRGITNLSSGKMGFAIARAAREAGGDVTLVAGPVHLPTPRGVQRLNVQSAQEMLAAVEGQAHDASIFIATAAVADWRPAAPSTQKIKKDGSGQTPTLGFVENPDILAGVARSPRAQAGQLYCVGFAAESHDLLAHATAKRARKGVPLLVGNIGPATFGQDDNALLLVDADGHRELPRASKRVLARQLIEDIAARLPPSDS, from the coding sequence ATGAATGAGCTTGCTGGCAAACACATTGTTCTGGGTCTGAGCGGGGGCGTGGCTTGCTACAAGGCAGCCGATCTGTGCCGCCAGCTCATCAAGGAGGGCGCCACCGTGCAGGTGGTGATGACCGAGGCGGCCGCGCAATTCATCACGCCGGTGACCATGCAGGCCCTGTCGGGGCGGCCCGTCTACGGCTCGCAGTGGGATGCGCGCGAGCCCAACAACATGCCGCACATCAACCTCAGCCGCGAGGCCGATGCGATCCTGATCACGCCCTGCAGCGCCGATTTCATCGCGCGGCTGGTGCAGGGCCGGGCCGACGAGTTGCTGAGCCTGCTGTGCCTGGCACGCCCCATCGACCGCGTGCCGCTGCTGCTGGCCCCAGCCATGAACCGCGAGATGTGGGCCCACCCCGCCACAGCGCGCAACCTGGCCCAGGTGGCCAGGGACGGCGCCCGCGTGCTGGGCGTGGGCAATGGCGACCAGGCCTGCGGAGAAACCGGCGACGGCCGCATGCTGGAGCCTTCAGAGCTGCTCGAGGAGCTGGTTGCTTTCTTCGCGCCCAAGGTGCTGGCGGGGCGCAAGGTGCTGGTCACCGCCGGACCGACCTTCGAAGCCATCGATCCGGTGCGCGGCATCACCAACCTCTCCAGCGGCAAGATGGGTTTTGCCATCGCCCGCGCGGCGCGCGAAGCGGGGGGCGATGTCACGCTCGTGGCCGGTCCCGTGCATCTGCCCACGCCGCGCGGGGTGCAGCGCCTGAATGTCCAGTCTGCACAGGAAATGCTGGCAGCGGTTGAGGGGCAAGCGCATGACGCTTCTATTTTTATAGCAACGGCGGCAGTGGCAGACTGGCGGCCTGCTGCGCCGTCCACACAGAAGATCAAGAAAGACGGCTCCGGCCAGACCCCCACGCTGGGCTTTGTGGAGAACCCCGACATCCTGGCGGGCGTGGCGCGGTCGCCGCGTGCGCAGGCGGGCCAGCTGTACTGCGTGGGATTTGCCGCCGAGAGCCACGATCTCCTGGCCCATGCCACGGCCAAGCGTGCGCGCAAGGGGGTGCCGCTGCTGGTGGGCAATATCGGGCCCGCCACCTTCGGACAGGACGACAATGCCCTGCTGCTCGTGGATGCCGATGGGCACCGCGAGCTGCCCCGCGCGTCCAAGCGGGTGCTGGCGCGGCAGCTCATCGAGGACATCGCGGCGCGGTTGCCGCCATCGGATTCGTGA
- the dut gene encoding dUTP diphosphatase, producing MKIDVKILDPRMADQLPSYATPGSAGLDLRACLDAPLTLQPNAWQLVPTGISVYIKDPGYAALILPRSGLGHKHGIVLGNLVGLIDSDYQGQLMVSAWNRSGTAFTLEPMERLAQLVIVPVVQAQFNVVAEFAATQRGEGGYGSTGKA from the coding sequence GTGAAGATCGATGTCAAGATTCTGGACCCGCGCATGGCGGATCAACTCCCCTCCTATGCCACGCCCGGCAGCGCGGGCCTGGACCTGCGGGCCTGCCTGGACGCGCCGCTGACCCTGCAGCCGAACGCATGGCAGCTGGTACCCACGGGCATCTCCGTGTACATCAAGGACCCGGGATATGCCGCGCTCATCCTGCCGCGCTCGGGCCTCGGCCACAAGCACGGCATCGTGCTGGGCAACCTTGTCGGATTGATCGACAGCGACTACCAGGGCCAGCTCATGGTGAGCGCCTGGAACCGCAGCGGCACGGCATTCACGCTGGAGCCGATGGAGCGGCTGGCGCAACTGGTGATCGTGCCGGTGGTGCAGGCGCAGTTCAACGTGGTGGCCGAGTTCGCGGCGACCCAGCGGGGAGAGGGCGGCTACGGGTCCACCGGCAAGGCCTGA
- a CDS encoding cupin domain-containing protein, translating to MDIQQPLSLLGGMTPAQFMRRHWQKKPLLVRQAIAQFSPPVLRAELFALASQEGVESRLVQLAKGAWKLRHGPFNRRALPALQQPDWTLLVQGVDLHNDAVHALMQQFRFVPEARLDDLMISYAADGGGVGPHFDSYDVFLLQAHGKRRWRIGRQKDLSLRDDIPLKVLAHFEPEEEFVLEPGDMLYLPPRYAHDGIAEGECMTYSIGFRAPARAELAQELLVRLAEDAGDEEGSPLLYRDAQQAAVAQPAAIPAGLHDFARTALARALAQPLVLERALGEYLTEPKPSVWFEPGDAGVMLEGVRLDRRSRMMYDAHHVFINGESYRAAGRDATLMRRLADERQLTARELARASDDALELLSSWCDAGWAHAWAEG from the coding sequence ATGGATATCCAGCAACCCCTTTCCCTGCTCGGCGGCATGACCCCCGCGCAATTCATGCGCCGCCACTGGCAGAAGAAGCCTTTGCTGGTGCGGCAGGCCATCGCGCAGTTTTCGCCGCCTGTACTGCGTGCCGAGCTTTTTGCGCTGGCTTCCCAGGAGGGGGTGGAGTCCCGCCTGGTGCAGTTGGCCAAGGGCGCCTGGAAGCTGCGCCACGGACCGTTCAACCGCCGCGCCCTGCCGGCGCTGCAGCAGCCCGACTGGACCCTGCTCGTGCAAGGTGTGGACCTGCACAACGACGCGGTGCACGCGCTGATGCAGCAGTTCCGTTTTGTGCCCGAGGCGCGCCTGGACGATCTCATGATCAGCTATGCCGCCGACGGCGGGGGCGTGGGTCCGCATTTCGACAGTTATGACGTCTTTCTGCTGCAGGCCCACGGAAAGCGGCGCTGGCGCATTGGCCGCCAGAAGGACTTGTCGCTGCGCGATGACATTCCGCTGAAGGTGCTGGCCCACTTCGAGCCGGAAGAGGAGTTCGTTCTCGAGCCTGGCGACATGCTCTACCTGCCGCCCCGCTATGCGCACGACGGCATCGCCGAAGGCGAATGCATGACTTATTCGATAGGCTTTCGGGCGCCGGCCCGTGCCGAGCTCGCGCAGGAGCTGCTGGTGCGTCTGGCGGAGGATGCAGGCGATGAAGAGGGCAGTCCCTTGCTGTACCGCGATGCGCAGCAGGCGGCGGTTGCCCAGCCCGCCGCCATTCCAGCGGGGCTGCACGATTTCGCGCGGACCGCTCTGGCCCGCGCCTTGGCGCAACCCCTGGTGCTGGAGCGTGCGCTCGGGGAATATCTGACCGAGCCCAAGCCCAGCGTGTGGTTCGAGCCCGGGGACGCGGGCGTGATGCTGGAAGGCGTGCGCCTGGATCGCCGCAGCCGCATGATGTATGACGCCCACCACGTGTTCATCAACGGCGAAAGCTACCGTGCCGCGGGCCGCGACGCGACGCTGATGCGCCGCCTGGCGGACGAACGCCAACTGACTGCCCGCGAACTCGCGCGCGCGAGCGACGATGCGCTCGAGCTGCTGTCGTCCTGGTGCGATGCCGGCTGGGCGCATGCATGGGCTGAAGGCTGA
- a CDS encoding CTP synthase, with translation MTKFVFVTGGVVSSLGKGIASASLAAILESRGLKVTLIKLDPYINVDPGTMSPFQHGEVFVTDDGAETDLDLGHYERFIETRMKKTNNFTTGKIYQSVLEKERRGDYLGKTVQVIPHVTNEIQEFIKRGAGIGTPDAVDVAIVEIGGTVGDIESLPFLEAVRQMSLRMGPNNAAFVHLTYLPWIAAAGELKTKPTQHTVQKLREIGIQADALLCRADRRIPEEERAKISLFTNVPEWGVISMWDVDTIYKVPRMLHEQGLDGLICDKLRLNTPPTSLKRWDDLVHETEHPQGEVTIAMVGKYVDLSDSYKSVNEALRHAGMRNHVRVKIDHVDSETIDGADAAAKLAKYDAILVPGGFGVRGVEGKIATAQFAREHKVPYLGICLGMQVATIEYARHVAGLANANSTEFDATTPHPVIALITEWKDADGTIKKRDENSDLGGTMRLGAQSSDVSANTLAHSIYGDVVTERHRHRYEANVNYLDQLRKAGLVISALTQREQLTEIVELPNNVHPWFIGVQFHPEFKSTPWNGHPLFNAFIKAAVEHQQAATKA, from the coding sequence ATGACCAAATTTGTCTTCGTCACCGGCGGTGTGGTGTCTTCCCTCGGTAAGGGAATCGCCTCAGCCTCCCTTGCCGCGATCCTCGAATCGCGGGGACTCAAAGTCACCCTCATCAAGCTTGACCCCTACATCAACGTAGATCCGGGCACCATGTCGCCGTTCCAGCACGGCGAGGTTTTCGTGACCGACGACGGCGCAGAAACCGACCTGGATCTGGGCCACTATGAGCGTTTCATCGAAACGCGCATGAAGAAAACCAACAACTTCACCACGGGCAAGATTTACCAGTCCGTGCTGGAGAAGGAACGCCGCGGCGACTACCTGGGCAAGACCGTGCAGGTCATCCCGCACGTCACCAACGAGATCCAGGAATTCATCAAGCGCGGCGCCGGCATCGGCACGCCCGATGCCGTGGACGTGGCCATCGTCGAGATCGGCGGCACGGTGGGCGACATCGAATCGCTGCCGTTTCTGGAAGCCGTGCGCCAGATGAGCCTGCGCATGGGCCCCAACAACGCGGCGTTCGTGCACCTGACCTACCTGCCCTGGATCGCAGCGGCCGGCGAGCTCAAGACCAAGCCCACCCAGCACACCGTGCAGAAGCTGCGCGAGATCGGCATCCAGGCCGATGCCCTCTTGTGCCGCGCCGACCGGCGCATTCCCGAGGAAGAGCGCGCCAAGATCTCGCTGTTCACCAACGTGCCCGAGTGGGGCGTGATCAGCATGTGGGACGTGGACACCATCTACAAGGTGCCGCGCATGCTGCACGAGCAGGGCCTGGACGGCCTGATCTGCGACAAGCTGCGCCTGAACACCCCGCCCACCAGCCTCAAGCGCTGGGACGATCTGGTGCACGAAACCGAGCACCCGCAAGGCGAAGTCACCATCGCGATGGTGGGCAAGTACGTGGACCTGTCGGACAGCTACAAGTCCGTCAATGAGGCCCTGCGCCACGCCGGCATGCGCAACCATGTGCGCGTGAAGATCGACCACGTCGACTCGGAGACCATCGATGGCGCCGATGCCGCCGCCAAGCTCGCCAAGTACGACGCCATCCTGGTGCCCGGCGGGTTCGGCGTGCGGGGCGTGGAAGGCAAGATCGCCACCGCCCAGTTCGCCCGCGAGCACAAGGTGCCCTATCTGGGCATCTGCCTGGGCATGCAGGTCGCGACCATCGAGTACGCGCGCCACGTGGCGGGCCTGGCCAACGCCAACAGCACCGAGTTCGACGCCACCACCCCCCACCCCGTGATTGCCCTGATCACCGAGTGGAAGGACGCCGACGGCACCATCAAGAAGCGCGACGAGAACTCCGACCTGGGCGGCACCATGCGCCTGGGCGCACAAAGCTCCGACGTGTCAGCCAACACACTGGCCCACAGCATCTATGGCGACGTGGTGACCGAGCGCCACCGCCACCGCTACGAAGCCAACGTGAACTACCTGGACCAGTTGCGCAAGGCGGGCCTCGTGATCTCCGCGCTGACCCAGCGCGAACAGCTCACCGAGATCGTGGAGCTGCCGAACAACGTGCACCCCTGGTTCATCGGCGTGCAGTTCCACCCCGAGTTCAAGTCGACGCCGTGGAACGGCCACCCGCTGTTCAACGCCTTCATCAAGGCGGCCGTCGAACACCAGCAAGCGGCTACTAAAGCCTGA
- the eno gene encoding phosphopyruvate hydratase — MSAIVDIVGREVLDSRGNPTVECDVLLESGVMGRAAVPSGASTGSREAIEMRDGDKSRYLGKGVLKAVEHINTEISEAVLGLDASEQAFLDKTLIDLDGTENKSRLGANAMLAVSMAVARAAAEESGLPLYRYLGGMGSVQLPVPMMNVINGGAHANNSLDLQEFMIIPVGAPTFREAVRWGAEVFHALKKIIHDKGMSTAVGDEGGFAPSVENHEAAIRLILQAIEAAGYTAGEQIALGLDCAASEFYKDGMYVLEGEGGLKLTAQQWTDMLAAWVDKYPIISIEDGMHEGDWDGWKHLTERLGDKVQLVGDDLFVTNTKILKEGIDKRIANSILIKINQIGTLTETFAAIEMAKRAGYTAVISHRSGETEDSTIADIAVGTNAGQIKTGSLSRSDRIAKYNQLLRIEEDLGEIAHYPGRAAFYNLK, encoded by the coding sequence ATGAGTGCCATTGTTGACATCGTAGGCCGCGAAGTGCTGGACAGCCGCGGCAACCCCACCGTCGAATGCGACGTGCTGCTGGAATCGGGCGTGATGGGCCGTGCCGCCGTGCCTTCCGGTGCGTCCACCGGCAGCCGCGAAGCCATTGAAATGCGCGATGGCGACAAGAGCCGCTACCTGGGCAAGGGCGTGCTCAAGGCCGTGGAGCACATCAACACCGAGATCAGCGAAGCCGTGCTGGGCCTGGATGCCTCCGAACAGGCCTTCCTGGACAAGACCCTGATCGACCTCGACGGCACCGAGAACAAGAGTCGCCTGGGCGCCAATGCCATGCTGGCGGTCTCCATGGCCGTGGCCCGCGCCGCCGCCGAAGAGTCCGGCCTGCCGCTGTACCGCTACCTGGGCGGCATGGGCAGCGTGCAGTTGCCCGTGCCCATGATGAACGTGATCAACGGCGGCGCGCACGCCAACAACAGCCTGGACCTGCAGGAGTTCATGATCATCCCCGTGGGCGCACCGACCTTCCGCGAAGCCGTGCGCTGGGGCGCCGAGGTATTCCACGCTCTCAAGAAGATCATCCACGACAAGGGGATGAGCACCGCCGTGGGCGACGAAGGCGGCTTTGCCCCCAGCGTCGAGAACCACGAAGCGGCCATCCGCCTCATCCTGCAAGCCATCGAAGCCGCTGGCTACACGGCGGGCGAGCAGATCGCCCTGGGCCTGGACTGCGCCGCGAGCGAGTTCTACAAGGACGGCATGTATGTGCTCGAAGGCGAAGGCGGCCTGAAGCTCACCGCCCAGCAATGGACCGACATGCTGGCGGCCTGGGTGGACAAGTACCCCATCATCAGCATCGAAGACGGCATGCACGAAGGCGACTGGGATGGCTGGAAGCACCTGACCGAACGCCTGGGCGACAAGGTGCAGCTGGTGGGCGACGACCTGTTCGTGACCAACACCAAGATCCTGAAGGAAGGCATCGACAAGCGCATTGCCAATTCGATCCTGATCAAGATCAACCAGATCGGCACGCTGACCGAAACCTTCGCCGCCATCGAGATGGCCAAGCGCGCCGGCTACACCGCCGTGATCTCGCACCGCTCGGGCGAAACCGAAGACAGCACCATCGCCGACATCGCCGTGGGCACGAATGCGGGCCAGATCAAGACCGGCTCGCTGTCGCGTTCGGACCGCATCGCCAAGTACAACCAGCTGCTGCGCATCGAGGAAGACCTGGGCGAGATCGCGCACTACCCCGGCCGCGCTGCGTTCTATAACCTGAAGTAA
- a CDS encoding septum formation initiator family protein, with protein sequence MVSRIVPVILLALLAALHAQLWLGRGSVPRVNEMQRQIDVQKAANDQARQANERLSSEVHDLKEGLDMVEEKARSELGMVKPNEVYVQFTPR encoded by the coding sequence ATGGTCTCCCGCATTGTTCCCGTCATCCTGCTGGCCTTGCTGGCAGCACTGCACGCCCAGCTCTGGCTCGGGCGGGGCAGCGTGCCGCGCGTCAACGAGATGCAGCGGCAGATCGACGTGCAGAAGGCGGCCAACGACCAGGCCCGGCAGGCCAACGAACGCTTGTCCTCCGAGGTGCATGACCTCAAGGAAGGGCTCGACATGGTGGAAGAAAAGGCACGCAGCGAGCTGGGCATGGTCAAGCCCAACGAAGTCTACGTGCAGTTCACGCCGCGCTGA
- the kdsA gene encoding 3-deoxy-8-phosphooctulonate synthase: protein MQLCGFNVGLDQRFFLIAGTCSIEGQQMSLDVAGQLKEVCTALGIPLIYKGSFDKANRSSGTSKRGVGLEAGLKILDEVRRQLQLPILTDVHDTSHVAEVASVVDVLQTPAFLCRQTDFIRAVAQSGKPVNIKKGQFLAPWDMKNVIDKARTAAQEAGLSEDRFLACERGVSFGYNNLVADMTSLAEMRNSGAPVVFDVTHSVQKPGGLGAVSGGARDMVPVLARAGVAVGVAGLFMETHPRPAEAWSDGPNAVPLKHMKALLETLVALDDITKKNGFLENNFGA, encoded by the coding sequence ATGCAGCTGTGCGGATTCAATGTCGGCCTGGACCAGCGCTTTTTCCTGATCGCGGGCACCTGCTCCATCGAAGGCCAGCAGATGTCACTGGACGTCGCGGGCCAGCTCAAGGAGGTCTGCACGGCGCTGGGCATCCCTTTGATCTACAAGGGCTCGTTCGACAAGGCCAACCGCTCCTCCGGCACCAGCAAGCGCGGTGTGGGGCTGGAAGCGGGCCTGAAGATCCTCGATGAAGTGCGCCGCCAGTTGCAGCTGCCCATCCTGACCGATGTGCACGACACCTCGCACGTGGCCGAGGTGGCCAGCGTGGTGGACGTGCTGCAAACCCCGGCCTTTCTCTGCCGCCAGACCGACTTCATCCGCGCGGTGGCGCAGTCCGGCAAGCCGGTGAACATCAAGAAGGGCCAGTTCCTCGCGCCCTGGGACATGAAGAACGTCATCGACAAGGCCCGCACGGCCGCGCAGGAAGCCGGCCTCTCGGAAGACCGCTTCCTGGCCTGCGAGCGCGGCGTGAGCTTTGGCTACAACAACCTCGTGGCCGACATGACCAGCCTGGCCGAGATGCGCAACTCCGGCGCGCCGGTGGTGTTCGACGTGACCCACTCGGTACAGAAGCCCGGCGGCCTGGGCGCCGTGAGCGGCGGCGCGCGCGACATGGTGCCGGTGCTGGCCCGCGCGGGCGTGGCCGTGGGCGTGGCGGGCCTTTTCATGGAAACCCACCCCCGGCCCGCCGAGGCCTGGTCGGACGGCCCCAATGCTGTGCCTTTGAAGCACATGAAGGCGCTGCTGGAGACCTTGGTGGCGCTGGACGACATCACCAAGAAAAATGGATTCCTCGAAAACAACTTTGGAGCCTGA
- a CDS encoding gamma carbonic anhydrase family protein, producing MAIYELDGVAPQLAASAWVAEGAQVMGNVVLGEDASVWFGTVVRGDTESITIGAGSNIQDASVLHADIGKPLVIGERVTVGHQVMLHGCTIGDESLIGIGAIVLNGAKIGRHCLVGAGALVTEGKEFPDGSMIIGSPAKAVRELTPEQIEGLRQSAQHYIDNARRFQRGLHKIG from the coding sequence ATGGCGATTTACGAACTCGACGGCGTGGCGCCGCAGCTGGCGGCTTCGGCCTGGGTGGCGGAAGGCGCCCAGGTCATGGGAAACGTCGTTCTTGGCGAGGATGCCAGTGTCTGGTTTGGCACGGTGGTGCGTGGCGACACCGAGAGCATCACCATCGGCGCGGGCTCGAACATCCAGGACGCGAGCGTGCTGCATGCCGACATCGGCAAGCCGCTGGTCATCGGCGAGCGCGTGACGGTGGGCCACCAGGTCATGCTGCACGGCTGCACCATCGGCGACGAGTCGCTGATCGGCATCGGGGCCATCGTGCTCAACGGCGCCAAGATTGGCAGGCACTGCCTGGTGGGCGCGGGCGCCCTGGTGACCGAGGGCAAGGAGTTTCCCGATGGTTCCATGATCATCGGCAGCCCGGCCAAGGCCGTGCGCGAACTCACGCCCGAGCAGATCGAGGGCCTGCGCCAGAGCGCCCAGCACTACATCGACAACGCGCGCCGCTTTCAGCGCGGCCTGCACAAAATCGGCTGA